The Humulus lupulus chromosome 3, drHumLupu1.1, whole genome shotgun sequence genome window below encodes:
- the LOC133823021 gene encoding uncharacterized protein LOC133823021, with protein sequence MVLYYSSLLPLPSLITFTTRAQLSLDKVPRGKATQPAHSRVDPNVEGRSSGESLATVSSCTCGRRVFIKAAATSLLPICPAKASDFTATLRKIHLPRPDWYEEFYASVLDTSMKSYEAEIAGYKSELFANLRGKARRVLEIGIGTGPNLTYYAGDNGVQVFGVDPNGKMEKYAKASAIAAGLSVQNFKFIQAVGEALPLADASVDAVVGTLVLCSVEDVNLTLKEVKRVLKPGGLYLFVEHVAAKEGTSLRFVQSILNPLQQTVADGCHLTRETGKHISEAGFSNLKLSLTFLSNASLINPHVYGIAYK encoded by the exons ATGGTCCTTTATTATTCTTCTCTCTTACCATTACCGTCGCTGATAACCTTCACTACCCGCGCACAACTCTCGTTGGACAAAGTCCCACGTGGGAAGGCCACACAGCCGGCTCATTCACGTGTCGACCCTAATGTCGAAGGTCGGAGCTCCGGCGAGTCTTTGGCTACGGTTTCTTCCTGCACCTGCGGAAGAAGGGTCTTCATCAAAGCAGCTGCCACATCTTTGCTTCCCATTTGTCCGGCCAAAGCTTCCGATTTCACA GCCACGCTGAGGAAGATTCACCTGCCGAGGCCAGATTGGTATGAAGAATTCTATGCTTCAGTTCTTGATACGAGCATGAAATCTTATGAGGCTGAG ATTGCAGGATACAAGTCTGAGCTCTTTGCTAATTTGAGGGGAAAGGCTCGGAGAGTGTTAGAGATTGGCATTGGGACGGGTCCAAATCTTACGTACTATGCTGGAGATAATGGTGTCCAAGTTTTTGGCGTGGATCCAAACGGAAAGATGGAGAAATATGCCAAGGCTTCTGCAATTGCTGCTGGTTTGTCGGTTCAGAATTTTAAGTTTATACAAGCA GTTGGGGAGGCTTTACCACTAGCAGATGCTTCTGTTGATGCCGTTGTTGGAACTCTTGTATTGTGCTCTGTTGAAGATGTTAACTTGACCTTGAAAG AGGTGAAGAGAGTTCTCAAACCAGGTGGACTTTATCTCTTCGTGGAGCACGTAGCTGCAAAAG AAGGAACCTCACTCAGATTTGTACAGAGCATTCTTAACCCTTTGCAACAGACTGTTGCTGACGGGTGTCACCTCACAAGGGAAACTGGAAAGCACATATCAGAAGCTGGATTTTCAAATCTGAAGCTCAGCCTCACTTTCTTATCTAATGCCTCTCTTATAAACCCTCACGTCTATGGAATAGCTTACAAATAA